From Miscanthus floridulus cultivar M001 unplaced genomic scaffold, ASM1932011v1 os_1960_2, whole genome shotgun sequence, the proteins below share one genomic window:
- the LOC136534468 gene encoding uncharacterized protein, whose protein sequence is MPLGQIDLPVTFGDQFNYRTKTLTFKVVGSPKTFHVILVRPCYAMFMAVPNYTYLKLKMLAPLGVITVGTSFQRAYECEVECYGHAAAIVAFGELATLKEEVIEEAPNAKKLTGSFELVEGSKEVLVDPRSTEGKMVCIGTMLSSE, encoded by the coding sequence atgccgcttgggcagatcgatctacctgttacctttggggatcagttcaattacaggactaaaaccctcaccttcaaggtggttgggtccCCCAAAACTTTCCACGTCATCCTAgtacgtccatgctacgcgatgttcatggccgtccccaactatacatatctcaagctaaagatgttggcCCCCCtcggggtcatcaccgttggcacctccttccagcgcgcctatgagtgcgaaGTCGAGTGCTACGGTCACGCCGCAGCAATCGTCGCCTTCGGGGAGCTTgccaccctcaaggaggaggtcatcgaagaagcgccCAATGCCAAAAAGTTGACCGGGTCATTCGAGTTGGTagagggctctaaagaagtcctcgTAGACCCTAGGAGCACCGAGGGCAAAatggtatgcattggtaccatgctttcctccgaatag
- the LOC136534466 gene encoding uncharacterized protein, producing the protein MAGGSKSKVREWMRRRMAPTRKAAGSGDNNSASSSESASAQSAPRRKLLAAALPSALRWRKPRGVGNVLAALFQRAAYHLLWLVESVVVVAQLSFFFVRFGFRL; encoded by the coding sequence ATGGCGGGCGGGAGCAAAAGCAAGGTGCGGGAGTGGATGCGGAGGCGGATGGCGCCGACGAGGAAGGCGGCCGGGAGCGGTGACAACAACAGCGCCAGCAGCAGTGAGTCGGCGTCGGCGCAGTCGGCGCCGAGGCGGAAGCTCCTGGCCGCCGCGCTCCCGTCGGCGCTGCGGTGGAGGAAGCCGCGCGGGGTCGGGAACGTGCTGGCGGCGCTGTTCCAGCGCGCGGCGTACCACCTGCTGTGGCTGGTGGAgtccgtggtggtggtggcgcagCTCAGcttcttcttcgtgcgcttcggcTTCAGGCTCTGA